A DNA window from Natranaerovirga pectinivora contains the following coding sequences:
- the nusG gene encoding transcription termination/antitermination protein NusG produces MSDTTKWYVVHTYSGYENKVKANIEKIIENRKLHDQITEVIVPLHDVVELKNGTKKQVQKKLFPGYVLLKMNMTDETWYVVRNTRGVTGFVGPASKPVPLSEDEIKALGIKIDEIQIDIALGDVVKIITGPFEGSVGVAKAINNHKRTVTVHLSVFGRETPVELNFSEIQKM; encoded by the coding sequence ATGTCAGATACTACAAAATGGTATGTTGTTCATACTTATTCAGGTTATGAAAACAAAGTTAAGGCCAATATTGAAAAAATTATTGAAAACAGGAAGCTTCACGATCAAATCACAGAAGTTATTGTTCCTTTGCATGATGTTGTGGAACTTAAAAATGGTACTAAAAAACAAGTTCAAAAGAAATTGTTTCCAGGTTATGTTCTATTAAAAATGAATATGACTGATGAAACATGGTATGTAGTACGTAACACAAGAGGTGTTACAGGATTTGTTGGTCCAGCATCAAAACCAGTTCCATTATCGGAAGATGAAATCAAAGCATTAGGAATAAAAATTGATGAGATACAAATTGACATTGCTCTTGGTGATGTAGTAAAAATCATTACAGGACCTTTTGAAGGTTCAGTAGGGGTTGCTAAAGCTATCAATAACCATAAGAGAACGGTTACAGTACACTTATCTGTGTTTGGTAGAGAAACCCCTGTAGAGCTTAACTTTTCAGAGATTCAAAAAATGTAA
- a CDS encoding flagellar protein FlaG — protein sequence MRIESMSNTMPVQSSKAVESVIKVGQDQQSKAQSNPQDKQVQERDIIHAIEKANKEIRTYDRKLEFSIHEGTKEIVVKVINTSDDTVIREIPSERILDMVAKMWEMAGLLVDEKR from the coding sequence ATGAGAATAGAAAGTATGTCAAATACTATGCCCGTTCAAAGTAGTAAAGCTGTTGAAAGTGTAATCAAGGTAGGACAGGATCAGCAGAGTAAAGCGCAAAGTAATCCACAAGATAAACAAGTGCAAGAAAGAGATATTATACACGCAATAGAAAAAGCAAATAAAGAAATACGTACATATGATAGAAAACTTGAATTTTCAATACATGAAGGTACTAAGGAGATAGTGGTTAAAGTTATTAATACTTCAGATGATACAGTAATACGTGAAATACCATCAGAAAGAATACTAGATATGGTAGCTAAAATGTGGGAGATGGCAGGATTACTAGTAGATGAAAAACGATAG
- the rplL gene encoding 50S ribosomal protein L7/L12: MAKLTVQEFIEAIKELSVIELNDLVKACEEEFGVSAAAGVVVAAAGPAAAEEEKTEFDVEITSAGANKIKVIKVVREITGLGLKEAKELVEGAPKVVKEGASKDEAEELKAKLEEVGAQITLK, encoded by the coding sequence ATGGCAAAATTAACAGTTCAAGAATTTATTGAAGCTATAAAAGAATTATCAGTAATAGAATTAAACGATTTAGTTAAAGCTTGTGAAGAAGAGTTTGGAGTTTCTGCAGCAGCAGGTGTAGTAGTTGCAGCAGCAGGTCCAGCAGCAGCTGAAGAAGAAAAAACTGAATTCGACGTAGAAATCACTAGCGCTGGAGCAAACAAAATTAAAGTAATCAAAGTAGTTCGTGAAATTACTGGATTAGGATTAAAAGAAGCTAAAGAATTAGTAGAAGGTGCTCCAAAAGTAGTTAAAGAAGGAGCTTCTAAAGACGAAGCTGAAGAATTAAAAGCTAAACTTGAAGAAGTTGGAGCTCAAATCACTCTTAAATAA
- the rpmG gene encoding 50S ribosomal protein L33 encodes MRVKITLACTECKQRNYDLTKEKKQHPERMETKKYCKFCKSHTLHKETK; translated from the coding sequence GTGCGTGTGAAAATTACTCTAGCTTGTACAGAATGTAAGCAACGTAATTATGACTTAACTAAAGAGAAAAAACAACATCCAGAAAGAATGGAAACAAAAAAATATTGCAAATTTTGCAAATCACACACGTTACACAAAGAAACAAAGTAA
- the rplA gene encoding 50S ribosomal protein L1, which produces MKRGKRYQELAKLVDRTKAYEVKEAIDLVQEVAKAKFDETVEAHIKLGVDSRHADQQVRGAVVLPHGTGKAVRVLVFAKGDKQKEAEAAGADFVGAEDLIPKIQNEGWLEFDVVVATPDMMAVVGRLGRVLGPKGLMPNPKAGTVTMDVAKAVEDIKAGKIEYRLDKTNIIHVPIGKVSFGSEKLSDNFHTLMNAVIKAKPAAAKGQYLRSVAITSTMGPGIKINPAKITE; this is translated from the coding sequence ATGAAAAGAGGAAAAAGATATCAAGAATTAGCTAAATTAGTTGATCGTACAAAAGCGTACGAAGTTAAGGAAGCTATTGATTTAGTTCAAGAAGTTGCAAAAGCAAAATTTGATGAGACAGTTGAAGCACACATTAAGTTAGGTGTTGATAGCCGTCATGCAGATCAACAAGTTCGTGGTGCGGTTGTATTACCACACGGAACGGGTAAAGCTGTAAGAGTTCTTGTTTTTGCAAAGGGTGACAAACAAAAAGAAGCGGAAGCAGCAGGCGCTGATTTCGTAGGAGCGGAAGATTTAATTCCAAAGATCCAGAACGAAGGATGGTTAGAGTTTGACGTAGTAGTTGCTACTCCAGATATGATGGCTGTTGTTGGTCGTTTAGGACGTGTGCTTGGACCTAAAGGTTTAATGCCAAATCCAAAAGCAGGAACAGTTACTATGGATGTAGCTAAAGCAGTAGAAGATATTAAAGCTGGTAAAATTGAGTACAGATTAGATAAAACTAACATTATTCACGTTCCAATTGGTAAAGTATCATTTGGAAGTGAAAAGCTTTCAGACAACTTCCACACGTTAATGAATGCAGTTATAAAAGCAAAACCAGCAGCTGCTAAAGGACAATACCTACGTAGCGTAGCCATTACATCAACTATGGGACCTGGAATCAAAATTAATCCAGCAAAAATAACTGAATAA
- the rpoB gene encoding DNA-directed RNA polymerase subunit beta has translation MEKNRIRPTKIGKGQRMTYSRQKEVLEMPNLIEVQKNSYKWFLEEGLKEVFEDISPISDYSGNLILEFVDFYLNEDDVKYTIEECKERDATYAAPLKVKVRLINKEKDEINEHDIFMGDLPQMTETGTFIINGAERVIVSQLVRSPGIYYDVQYDKIGKELYSATVIPNRGAWLEYETDSNDIFYVRVDRTRKVPITVLIRSLGIGTDAEIKELFSEEPKILASIEKDSTKSYEEGLIEIYKRIRPGEPPTVESSESLLNSMFFDPRRYDLAKVGRYKFNKKLAFKNRVRGFALAEAVVSADTGEVIADAGEIITEELAVQIQNSAVPYIWVNTDERKVKVLSNLMVDIKEHIDVDPKELGITEPVYYPALKEILEKYDDIDEIKEVIKKSINSLIPKHITKEDILGSINYNIHLEYGLGHKDDIDHLGNRRIRAVGELLQNQYRIGLSRMERVVRERMTIQDIEGVSPQTLINIRPVTAAVKEFFGSSQLSQFMDQPNPLAELTHKRRLSALGPGGLSRERAGFEVRDVHHSHYGRMCAVETPEGPNIGLINSLATYARINDYGFIEAPYRKIDKSGEEPVVTEEIVYLTADEEDNYRVAQANEPLDEQGRFVNNHVTGRHNEDIIDVEKDKIDLMDVSPKQVFSVATSLIPFLENDDANRALMGSNMQRQAVPLLTTEAPVVGTGMEHKSAVDSGVVKVAKNAGIVEKASAREIIIKTEDGKKDVYKLLKFSRSNQGTCINQRPIVVKGMHVEKGEVIADGPSTSQGELAVGKNPLIGFMTWEGYNFEDAILISERLTQDDVYTSIHIEEYEAESRDTKLGPEEITRDVPGVGDEALKDLDERGIIRIGAEVISGDILVGKVTPKGETELTAEERLLRAIFGEKAREVRDTSLRVPHGESGIIVDVKVFTRENGDELPPGVNQSVRVYIAQKRKISVGDKMAGRHGNKGVISRILPAEDMPFLPNGRPLDIVLNPLGVPSRMNIGQVLEVHLGLAAKALGFNIATPVFDGANEFDIMDTLDLANDYANMPWDEFTDKWKDVLHPGIYEYLENNKAHRLEWAGVPITRDGKIPLRDGRTGEYFDSKVTVGYMHYLKLHHLVDDKIHARSTGPYSLVTQQPLGGKAQFGGQRFGEMEVWALEAYGAAYTLQEILTVKSDDVVGRVKTYEAIIKGENIQEPGTPESFKVLLKELQSLALDVKVLKDDATEIEIHESIDEADEDLVVNIEGREDEIIEASRPYSEFVPNSDDEDSLFADEEDDDSDDIDFDLEKEFIITSEDDDSLFDDED, from the coding sequence ATGGAAAAAAACAGGATTCGTCCTACAAAGATTGGCAAAGGTCAAAGGATGACTTATTCAAGACAAAAAGAAGTTCTTGAAATGCCAAACTTAATTGAAGTTCAAAAAAACTCCTATAAATGGTTTTTAGAAGAAGGGTTAAAAGAAGTATTTGAAGATATTTCTCCAATATCTGATTACAGTGGTAACCTTATTCTTGAATTTGTGGACTTTTATCTTAATGAAGACGATGTTAAATACACAATTGAAGAGTGTAAGGAAAGAGATGCTACATATGCAGCTCCACTTAAAGTAAAAGTAAGGCTTATTAACAAGGAAAAAGACGAAATTAATGAGCATGATATTTTTATGGGTGACTTACCACAAATGACCGAAACAGGAACCTTTATAATTAATGGTGCTGAAAGGGTAATAGTAAGTCAATTAGTTCGTTCGCCAGGTATTTATTATGATGTTCAATATGATAAAATTGGTAAGGAGCTATATTCTGCTACTGTTATTCCTAACAGAGGAGCTTGGTTAGAATATGAAACAGATTCAAATGACATTTTTTATGTTCGTGTAGATAGAACGAGAAAAGTGCCTATTACTGTATTAATCCGTTCTCTAGGTATAGGTACAGATGCAGAAATTAAGGAGCTTTTTAGTGAAGAGCCAAAAATTCTTGCGAGTATTGAAAAAGACAGTACTAAATCCTATGAAGAAGGTTTAATTGAAATCTACAAACGTATTAGACCAGGTGAACCACCAACAGTTGAAAGTTCAGAATCTTTATTAAATAGTATGTTCTTTGATCCAAGAAGATACGATTTAGCAAAGGTTGGACGTTATAAATTCAACAAAAAATTAGCATTTAAAAACCGTGTTAGAGGTTTTGCTTTAGCAGAAGCGGTTGTTTCAGCTGATACAGGTGAAGTTATTGCAGATGCTGGTGAGATTATAACAGAAGAACTTGCAGTACAAATTCAAAATAGTGCAGTGCCATATATATGGGTAAATACAGATGAGCGTAAAGTAAAAGTATTATCCAATTTAATGGTAGACATAAAAGAGCATATTGATGTTGACCCTAAAGAATTAGGCATCACAGAGCCGGTTTATTATCCAGCATTAAAAGAAATATTAGAAAAATATGATGACATAGATGAAATAAAAGAAGTTATTAAGAAAAGCATTAATTCTTTAATTCCAAAACATATTACAAAAGAAGATATTTTAGGTTCAATTAACTATAATATTCATTTAGAGTATGGTCTTGGACATAAAGACGATATTGACCATTTAGGTAATAGAAGAATTCGTGCTGTTGGAGAATTGCTACAAAATCAATATAGAATTGGTTTATCAAGAATGGAACGTGTTGTTAGAGAACGTATGACAATACAAGACATCGAAGGTGTATCTCCTCAAACCCTTATTAATATAAGACCAGTGACAGCTGCAGTAAAAGAATTCTTTGGAAGTTCTCAGTTATCACAGTTTATGGATCAACCTAACCCATTAGCAGAGTTAACACATAAAAGACGTTTATCTGCACTAGGTCCAGGGGGTCTATCAAGAGAGAGAGCTGGTTTCGAGGTTAGGGACGTTCACCATTCTCATTATGGTAGAATGTGTGCTGTAGAAACACCAGAGGGTCCAAATATCGGACTAATCAACTCCCTTGCAACTTATGCAAGAATTAATGATTATGGATTTATTGAAGCACCATATAGAAAAATAGACAAATCTGGTGAAGAACCAGTTGTAACAGAGGAAATTGTTTATTTAACAGCAGATGAAGAAGACAACTACAGAGTTGCTCAAGCCAATGAACCATTAGATGAGCAAGGCAGATTTGTTAACAATCACGTTACAGGACGTCATAATGAAGATATTATTGATGTAGAAAAAGATAAAATTGACCTAATGGACGTTTCTCCTAAACAGGTATTTTCTGTTGCTACATCATTGATTCCTTTCCTTGAGAATGATGATGCCAACCGTGCCTTAATGGGATCAAACATGCAACGTCAGGCAGTACCACTTTTAACAACTGAAGCACCTGTAGTAGGTACAGGGATGGAGCATAAGTCTGCTGTAGATTCAGGGGTAGTAAAGGTTGCTAAAAATGCAGGTATTGTTGAAAAAGCATCTGCTAGAGAGATTATCATTAAAACAGAAGACGGTAAAAAAGATGTTTATAAATTATTAAAATTCTCACGAAGTAATCAAGGTACATGTATTAATCAACGTCCTATTGTTGTAAAAGGTATGCATGTAGAAAAAGGCGAAGTAATTGCTGATGGACCATCAACATCTCAAGGTGAATTAGCAGTAGGTAAGAACCCACTGATTGGATTTATGACTTGGGAAGGATACAACTTCGAGGATGCTATTTTAATAAGTGAAAGACTTACTCAAGATGATGTTTATACATCTATCCATATAGAAGAATACGAAGCAGAATCAAGGGATACAAAATTAGGACCAGAAGAAATAACAAGAGATGTACCAGGTGTAGGTGATGAGGCCCTTAAAGATTTAGATGAGCGAGGAATCATTAGAATTGGTGCAGAAGTGATATCAGGAGATATTCTAGTTGGTAAAGTTACACCAAAAGGTGAAACGGAATTAACAGCAGAAGAAAGATTGTTACGAGCTATTTTCGGTGAGAAGGCTAGAGAAGTAAGAGATACTTCCTTAAGAGTGCCTCATGGAGAATCAGGAATAATCGTCGATGTAAAAGTATTTACAAGAGAAAATGGGGATGAATTACCTCCAGGTGTAAATCAATCTGTAAGAGTATACATTGCTCAAAAGAGAAAAATTTCAGTTGGGGATAAAATGGCAGGAAGACATGGTAATAAAGGGGTTATCTCTAGAATATTACCAGCGGAAGATATGCCTTTCTTACCAAATGGTAGACCACTGGATATCGTACTAAATCCACTAGGGGTTCCATCACGTATGAACATCGGTCAGGTATTAGAAGTCCATTTAGGATTAGCGGCAAAAGCCTTAGGTTTTAACATTGCTACACCTGTATTCGATGGTGCAAACGAGTTTGATATTATGGATACTTTAGACTTAGCTAATGATTATGCCAATATGCCTTGGGATGAATTTACAGATAAATGGAAAGACGTGTTACACCCAGGTATTTATGAGTATTTAGAGAACAATAAAGCTCACAGATTAGAATGGGCTGGCGTACCAATTACTAGAGACGGTAAAATACCTCTTAGAGATGGACGTACAGGAGAATATTTTGATAGTAAAGTAACTGTAGGATATATGCATTACCTAAAACTTCATCACTTAGTTGATGATAAAATCCATGCTCGTTCAACTGGACCATACTCACTGGTTACACAACAACCATTAGGTGGTAAAGCTCAGTTTGGTGGACAAAGATTTGGAGAGATGGAAGTTTGGGCACTAGAGGCATATGGCGCAGCATACACACTTCAAGAAATATTAACAGTAAAATCGGATGACGTAGTTGGACGTGTTAAAACTTATGAAGCGATCATTAAAGGTGAAAACATTCAAGAACCAGGGACGCCAGAATCCTTTAAAGTATTATTAAAAGAGCTTCAGTCATTAGCACTTGATGTTAAAGTATTAAAAGATGATGCAACTGAAATCGAAATTCACGAAAGTATTGATGAAGCTGATGAAGATTTAGTAGTTAATATTGAAGGAAGAGAAGATGAAATAATAGAAGCATCAAGGCCATATAGTGAGTTTGTACCAAATTCTGATGACGAAGATTCGTTATTTGCAGATGAAGAAGATGACGACAGTGATGATATAGATTTTGACTTAGAGAAAGAATTTATAATAACATCTGAAGACGACGATTCACTATTCGATGACGAAGATTAG
- the rplJ gene encoding 50S ribosomal protein L10 — protein MAKIEQKSSVVNEIKANIEGAQSIVLVDYRGLTVEQDTELRKNLREAGITYKVYKNTMMRFAFKGTEFESLNDDLAGPSAIAISKDDATAPARVLSETAKKYTKLEFKCGVVDGQYYDGEGIKLIASIPSRDELLGKLLGSIQSPITNLARVLNQIAEKNGSEVAAE, from the coding sequence ATGGCAAAAATTGAACAAAAATCATCAGTAGTAAATGAAATTAAAGCAAATATCGAAGGTGCTCAATCAATCGTTCTTGTAGATTATAGAGGTCTTACAGTAGAACAAGATACAGAACTTCGTAAAAATTTAAGAGAAGCAGGCATCACTTACAAAGTTTATAAAAACACAATGATGCGTTTTGCTTTTAAAGGTACAGAATTTGAATCATTAAACGATGATTTAGCTGGTCCAAGTGCTATTGCTATTAGTAAAGATGACGCTACAGCTCCTGCAAGAGTTCTTAGCGAAACTGCTAAAAAGTATACTAAACTTGAATTCAAGTGTGGTGTAGTAGATGGACAATACTATGATGGAGAAGGCATTAAATTAATTGCTTCAATCCCATCAAGAGACGAGTTACTTGGCAAGTTACTTGGAAGCATTCAGTCACCAATTACCAATTTGGCAAGAGTGCTTAATCAAATCGCTGAAAAAAACGGTAGCGAAGTAGCTGCTGAATAA
- the fliD gene encoding flagellar filament capping protein FliD: MTIRFTGLASGLDTDNMIQQMIRIERMKVDRVIKQKTKLEWQQDIWQDMNKKLYDFYRKPLFDLRSASNFNKKSVISSNTGVASVTGNASAVNGMHTLEVERMAKASYLTGAKMQKITIGEQDVKITSQTKLSDVVDSVEGSIIQISSTTNGEPKTINIDENETVGSLINKIRVNDSNINMNFDTNFDRIFMSTKGTGEKMRIEVTAVGDKSELGNELLEKLGLIGLETINEAGVNAEVKYNGAILTSDTNNFAVNGLTINVLSEGTTNLSVSQDTDAIYKSVKDFILAYNELVMDINGKINADTARGYEPLTSEEKKAMSEDEIKKWEDTIKNSLLRRDGVLTGLSQTMRSILVTSDGVSLENDAAFKFISQIGIVTGDYSERGILHIEGDSDFGLHGDMENKLRKAIEEDSEGVSKLLNALANKLYGTMQDRMKSTQLSSALTFYDDKQMRNKVREFDTEIARLEQRLIDVEERYYRQFAAMEKAMQEANSTMSWLMQQLGGGM, encoded by the coding sequence ATGACAATAAGATTTACAGGATTAGCTTCTGGTTTAGATACAGACAATATGATTCAACAAATGATTAGAATTGAAAGAATGAAAGTAGATAGAGTTATTAAGCAAAAAACAAAATTAGAATGGCAACAAGATATTTGGCAAGATATGAATAAGAAGTTATATGATTTTTATAGAAAACCATTATTTGATCTAAGATCTGCTAGTAATTTTAATAAAAAATCAGTTATAAGCTCTAATACAGGCGTTGCAAGTGTTACTGGGAATGCAAGTGCTGTTAATGGCATGCATACACTTGAAGTAGAGAGAATGGCTAAGGCGTCATATTTAACAGGGGCAAAGATGCAAAAGATTACCATTGGTGAGCAGGATGTTAAAATAACTTCTCAGACTAAGTTATCTGATGTAGTAGATTCTGTTGAGGGATCAATAATTCAAATAAGTAGTACAACTAATGGGGAACCAAAGACTATAAATATTGATGAAAATGAAACGGTAGGTAGTTTGATTAATAAAATAAGAGTAAATGATTCAAATATAAATATGAATTTTGATACCAATTTTGACCGTATCTTTATGTCTACTAAAGGTACAGGGGAAAAAATGAGAATTGAAGTGACTGCTGTAGGAGATAAAAGTGAATTAGGTAATGAATTGTTAGAAAAGTTAGGATTAATCGGTTTAGAAACAATTAATGAAGCAGGTGTTAATGCTGAAGTTAAATACAATGGTGCAATTCTAACTTCTGATACAAATAATTTTGCTGTAAATGGATTAACCATTAATGTCTTATCAGAAGGAACAACCAACTTATCTGTAAGCCAAGACACAGATGCAATTTATAAATCAGTAAAAGATTTTATTTTAGCATATAATGAATTGGTGATGGATATAAACGGCAAGATTAATGCAGATACAGCAAGAGGTTATGAACCATTAACTAGTGAAGAAAAAAAAGCTATGTCTGAAGATGAAATTAAAAAATGGGAAGATACCATTAAAAACTCACTATTAAGAAGAGATGGGGTTTTAACAGGGCTATCTCAAACAATGAGAAGTATTTTAGTGACTAGCGATGGTGTTAGCTTAGAGAATGATGCAGCTTTTAAGTTTATATCTCAAATTGGTATTGTAACAGGTGATTATAGTGAGAGAGGGATTCTTCATATAGAAGGTGATTCTGACTTTGGTTTACATGGAGATATGGAAAATAAATTAAGAAAAGCCATAGAAGAAGATTCAGAGGGTGTATCGAAACTTCTGAATGCTTTAGCAAACAAACTTTATGGAACTATGCAAGATAGAATGAAATCTACTCAATTAAGTAGTGCATTAACATTCTACGATGATAAACAAATGCGAAATAAGGTTAGGGAGTTTGACACTGAAATAGCTAGATTAGAACAAAGGTTAATCGATGTTGAAGAACGTTACTATAGACAATTCGCAGCCATGGAAAAGGCAATGCAAGAGGCCAATAGTACAATGTCTTGGTTAATGCAGCAATTAGGAGGAGGAATGTAA
- the secE gene encoding preprotein translocase subunit SecE — protein MGEASATKRSWWKEFKGDFKKIIWPDKKSLFKQTTVVLLVTIFIGVIITILDLILKFGIGLLPLK, from the coding sequence ATGGGAGAAGCGTCAGCAACTAAAAGAAGTTGGTGGAAAGAATTTAAGGGTGACTTTAAAAAAATCATATGGCCAGATAAAAAATCACTATTCAAACAGACTACTGTTGTTTTACTAGTAACAATTTTTATTGGGGTAATCATTACGATACTAGACTTGATACTTAAATTTGGAATTGGATTGTTACCACTCAAATAA
- the fliS gene encoding flagellar export chaperone FliS: protein MVQSGANAYMNNSVSTASPQELTLMLYNGAIKFANQGLVELDNKNIEKVNNNLMRVQDIISEFRITLNRDVPIAKEMDKLYEYMIWRLTEANMSKDKAMVEEVIEMLRELRDTWKEAMKLAKTGNKPASGE, encoded by the coding sequence ATGGTACAAAGCGGGGCAAACGCATATATGAACAATTCAGTTTCAACAGCGTCACCACAGGAATTGACACTAATGCTATATAATGGTGCCATTAAATTTGCTAATCAAGGATTAGTTGAATTGGATAATAAAAATATAGAAAAAGTCAATAATAACTTAATGAGAGTACAAGACATCATAAGTGAATTTAGAATCACACTTAATAGAGATGTCCCAATCGCAAAAGAAATGGACAAACTTTACGAATACATGATTTGGAGATTAACAGAAGCCAATATGAGTAAAGACAAAGCCATGGTAGAAGAAGTAATTGAAATGTTAAGAGAGCTAAGAGATACTTGGAAAGAAGCTATGAAGTTAGCCAAAACAGGTAATAAGCCAGCATCAGGCGAATAG
- the rplK gene encoding 50S ribosomal protein L11, with the protein MAKKITGYIKLQIPAGKATPAPPVGPALGQHGVNIMQFTKEFNAKTADQAGMIIPVVISVYQDRSFSFITKTPPAAILLKKAAKIESGSGEPNRKKVATISREEVKKIAELKMEDLNAASIDAAISMISGTARSMGIVVQD; encoded by the coding sequence ATGGCGAAAAAAATTACAGGTTACATTAAATTACAAATTCCTGCTGGTAAAGCAACACCAGCACCACCAGTTGGACCTGCATTAGGACAACACGGTGTTAATATTATGCAATTTACAAAAGAGTTTAATGCTAAAACGGCTGATCAAGCAGGTATGATTATTCCTGTTGTAATATCAGTATACCAAGACAGAAGTTTCAGTTTTATCACTAAAACGCCACCAGCTGCTATTTTATTAAAAAAAGCTGCTAAAATTGAATCTGGTTCTGGCGAACCAAACAGAAAAAAAGTAGCAACAATCTCAAGAGAAGAAGTTAAAAAAATCGCTGAATTAAAAATGGAAGATTTAAATGCTGCTTCAATTGATGCTGCTATCAGTATGATTTCTGGTACTGCTAGAAGTATGGGAATTGTTGTTCAAGACTAA